Below is a window of Brachyspira hampsonii DNA.
AATTGAGTATAATTGATTTTGAAAATAATTGAGTGTTTTCAGGAGATAAAGTTATGATTATACCAACTACAAAATAAATAATAGCACTTGATATAAATAATAATACAGCTGCACCAATTATTCTATCTGCCCAAGAGAGATATATTATTTTTAATATGTCTTTTACACTTTTTTCCACTTTAGAAAGTATTATCCTCGTGATGGAGTATGTAGCTATTAAAGATATTATTTTTAATATAAAAGAATGATCAAAATATTTAGACAGATGATTATATATTAATGGTGCTATTATAAATGTTATGATTACTGCTATAACAGGGATAATAATTGATATTAATCCTCTATACAATCCATATATTAAAGCAAAAACTAATATTGCAATTAATAGTATATCAATATTACTGAACATATTATGATGATTTCTTTAATAAAGATATTATAGGAGCAAATGTAAAGCTGCTTTTCTTTCTATGCGTATTAATAATATTTGATAATGCTTCTATATCGGTATGAGAAAATGAAGAATAATTTCCTATTTTCTTAGTTATTTCATTAAGATCATCTTTAGAT
It encodes the following:
- a CDS encoding CvpA family protein is translated as MFSNIDILLIAILVFALIYGLYRGLISIIIPVIAVIITFIIAPLIYNHLSKYFDHSFILKIISLIATYSITRIILSKVEKSVKDILKIIYLSWADRIIGAAVLLFISSAIIYFVVGIIITLSPENTQLFSKSIILNYIFELFHNVFLAFEKDNYMAHFI